TGAAGATACCGTACGTTTTTGGTGCAGCCATCGAACTGATGGGTAGCGCTACATCTATCATACCAGGAGAGACGCCTTGTTTAGAGTGTATCTACCCTTCGCTGAACGATGAAAATATGGATAGGTGCGCCATAGTTGGTGTTCACCCCTCTATTCTCAGCATCATTTCAAGCATGCAGGTTTCAGAAGTGGTGAAGATCATTACAGGTAAGAAGCCTCATCTAGCTGGTAAACTATTTTTTGCAGACCTTTCGGGACCATCCTTTGACCTCATAGAGGTCGCTAGATCACAAGAGTGTTGGGTATGTGGCAAGAGAAAAGTGGTTGAGGAGCCTAAATATGGCGTTGAGGTAGAAGAGTCTTGCGCGAGGGATGGGCGGGGCACCTTTTTCATAACCCCTAGTCAACCAAAAGCTGTTGACTTGGGTAGGTTAGAGGAGGCTCTAAGGCTTAGGGGGTATCAGGATGTGAAGAGAAGTCTTATGGGAGTTTCATTTGACTACTCTCCGAGAATGAGGGTGCATATCCTAAAGAGCGGCTTAGCGGTCGTTCAAGTCGCTCCACCTAGGGAAGAGGGGGACAGAGATAAAGCGTACAAAGCCTATTTGGACGCTTTAGAGTCGATGAAAACTGCCTAAAAGAAAGTCTTTTTAGCACCCTATCTTTAGTATGTGGAAGGTGTGTTAGATGGTCTTTGTGGCTAAGTCTGCTTCTGCTGCTGAGTGGCGAGTTGTAGCCAAGGCTGTCTCTACGCTTGTTGAGGAGGCTACGTTCGAGGCTTCGGCTGAGGGGATTTCGTTTAGGGCTATGGATCCGAGCCACGTAGCTTTGATCGACCTCTTCTGGCCTAACTCTGCCTTCGAGAAGTATGAGTGCGATAAGCAGTTCAGATTCACGGTTAGGGTTGCCGACTTCGCCAAGCTCCTCAGCAGAGCAGATCCGAAGGATAGCGTTGAGGTCTCGTCTAAAGATGAAGGTAAGCTAACGATTAGGTTCTCAAACTCCTACACCAGAGAGTTCAGCATAAACCTACTTGAGTCGCCGGCTCAACCAACTCCTTTGCCTAAGATAACCTTTAACGCTAAGCTTATGTTAACTGGTGCGACACTTCAGCAGATCTTGAGCGATATCTCAGCGATCTCAGATCACATCACCATAGAGGTGAGCAAAGAAAGGGTAACATTCGCAGGGAGAAGCGAGCAAGGCACAGCCTCGGCCACCCTAGACCGGAGAAGTCCCGAGATCCTCGAATTGACCTTAAACCAAAGCGAGCCGGCTAAAGCGACCTACAGCATAGAATACCTCCTTAACATAACGAAAGCAGCGGGCTCACAGCAGCAACCAGTTATATTAGAGTACTCGACTAAGATGCCCCTCAGGCTAGAATTCAAATTAGGTGATCAAGGCGGAAAGATTGGATTCTACCTTGCACCTAGGGTAGAAGAGAAGTAGAGAGAAGTGTTTAGCCCGCTCTTCGTATCTTCTTGCCTAGATGTATGGCTTCACCTATCGCGTCTAGTGCCGCCTCCTTTAAGGCTTCTGACAGAGTTGGGTGCGGGTGGATGGTCTTCGCTAGATCAGATATGGTTGCTCCCATCTTCATCGCTAAAGCCGCTTCAGGAATGAGGTCTGAAGCCCTTGGACCAATAATATGTACACCGATTATCTTTTTGCTACTTTTCTCTGCTAACACCTTTATCAAACCTTCCGTTTCACCTAGGGTTAGTGCTCTGCCGCTTGCGGTAAAGGGGAATCTACCTGTTATGAAGTCAATCTTCTGCTCACGAGCCTGCTGTGTAGTTAAACCAACTGCAGCGACCTCAGGTATTGTATAGATGCACCTAGGCACAACCCTTGAGTCGTAGGTCGAGTTTAGACCCATAGCGTTTTCTGCGGCAACGATACCCTGCTCAAACGCAACGTGCGCTAGACTCACGGTTACAACGTCCCCTACAGCATAAACCCCTTTTACGGACGTCTCCATTCTCTCGTTGACCGATATCCCTCTCTCAGTATAAGCTACGCCAACCTCCTCCAGACCTAGATTCTCAAGATTAGGTATATGCCCAGCCGCTAGAAGCACCTTCTCGACCAAGATCTTTGATTCGGCACCATCGGTGCTGATGCACACTTCTACGTAGCCGTTTTTGGGCCGAACCTCCTTAACCACGCTTTTGGTGTAAACAGTGACTCCACTTGAGGTGAGAATCTTACTGAGCCTTGTGCTCATCTCCTCATCCTCTAAGGGTATGATGTTAGGCATCATTTCAACTAACGTTACTTTAGAGCCCAGGTTTGAGTAGATGGTTGCGAATTCAACACCTTCCGGTCCGCCGCCAATTATGAGGAGCGATTTAGGCACCTTCGTAGGTGACAGAGCTTCGTGCTCGTTGGTCATCACATCTACTTCGCTTAAGCCAGGTATTGGAAGTAAACGATTCTTTGATCCGGTCGCCAATATGATGGTCCTACCATTCAATTCCAACTTAG
The Nitrososphaerota archaeon DNA segment above includes these coding regions:
- the pcn gene encoding proliferating cell nuclear antigen (pcna) yields the protein MVFVAKSASAAEWRVVAKAVSTLVEEATFEASAEGISFRAMDPSHVALIDLFWPNSAFEKYECDKQFRFTVRVADFAKLLSRADPKDSVEVSSKDEGKLTIRFSNSYTREFSINLLESPAQPTPLPKITFNAKLMLTGATLQQILSDISAISDHITIEVSKERVTFAGRSEQGTASATLDRRSPEILELTLNQSEPAKATYSIEYLLNITKAAGSQQQPVILEYSTKMPLRLEFKLGDQGGKIGFYLAPRVEEK
- the lpdA gene encoding dihydrolipoyl dehydrogenase — translated: MSAPTYDVIVVGGGPGGYVAAIRAAQLGGKAALIEVAHLGGTCTNWGCIPTKALLRSVECLVEARKAKEFGVILGSVDFSLEAMVRRKDEIVSRLRDGIKYLLNSYGVTLIQGRGRLISPNKVSVNRPDGSKLELNGRTIILATGSKNRLLPIPGLSEVDVMTNEHEALSPTKVPKSLLIIGGGPEGVEFATIYSNLGSKVTLVEMMPNIIPLEDEEMSTRLSKILTSSGVTVYTKSVVKEVRPKNGYVEVCISTDGAESKILVEKVLLAAGHIPNLENLGLEEVGVAYTERGISVNERMETSVKGVYAVGDVVTVSLAHVAFEQGIVAAENAMGLNSTYDSRVVPRCIYTIPEVAAVGLTTQQAREQKIDFITGRFPFTASGRALTLGETEGLIKVLAEKSSKKIIGVHIIGPRASDLIPEAALAMKMGATISDLAKTIHPHPTLSEALKEAALDAIGEAIHLGKKIRRAG
- a CDS encoding HesA/MoeB/ThiF family protein; this translates as MERYARQISLFEIGLEGQSRIRSARVCLVGVGGLGCPTALQLAGMGVGYLRLIDRDTVSKTDLHRQYLYSSSDVGLPKVEAALRRLKDLNPDVEVDPIPEALTPLTAKRLIEGVDVVVDGLDRISPRYALNRACVDLKIPYVFGAAIELMGSATSIIPGETPCLECIYPSLNDENMDRCAIVGVHPSILSIISSMQVSEVVKIITGKKPHLAGKLFFADLSGPSFDLIEVARSQECWVCGKRKVVEEPKYGVEVEESCARDGRGTFFITPSQPKAVDLGRLEEALRLRGYQDVKRSLMGVSFDYSPRMRVHILKSGLAVVQVAPPREEGDRDKAYKAYLDALESMKTA